In the Magnolia sinica isolate HGM2019 chromosome 15, MsV1, whole genome shotgun sequence genome, one interval contains:
- the LOC131228074 gene encoding uncharacterized protein LOC131228074, protein MAAARQLLHFTRATLHVPVSLPSPHLNFTSVCNTHKGPFSNLCTLSNRRIPATAPPKASSVRNDNIVGPEDDSEGVSLGTMKLPPDTDVGRFETLLFQWANSLCQGANLPLPVPLKVDKIKGGVRLGFIKVEDGMTEVCVYIDCLVFAETKESGPFFQAVRNGPLKDQPPPGEPRIMRSLLQALKMSAEIARI, encoded by the coding sequence ATGGCTGCTGCAAGGCAACTCCTCCACTTCACACGTGCCACCTTGCACGTGCCAGTCTCCCTCCCTTCACCCCACCTCAACTTCACCTCAGTCTGCAACACCCACAAGGGCCCATTCTCTAACCTGTGCACATTATCCAaccgtcgaattccggcgactgcACCACCAAAGGCCTCGTCGGTGAGAAATGACAACATTGTGGGGCCCGAAGACGACAGCGAAGGCGTTTCTCTAGGCACCATGAAGCTCCCACCGGACACTGACGTGGGGAGATTCGAGACATTGCTCTTCCAGTGGGCCAACAGCCTATGTCAGGGAGCGAATCTGCCGCTTCCTGTGCCGTTGAAGGTCGATAAAATCAAAGGTGGAGTGAGACTGGGATTCATCAAGGTGGAAGATGGGATGACTGAGGTATGTGTGTACATTGACTGTTTGGTCTTTGCTGAAACCAAAGAATCTGGACCATTCTTTCAGGCAGTGAGGAACGGACCCTTGAAAGACCAACCACCTCCCGGCGAGCCAAGAATCATGAGAAGCCTTCTGCAAGCTTTGAAGATGTCTGCtgaaattgcaagaatttaa
- the LOC131228069 gene encoding uncharacterized protein LOC131228069, with the protein MFHFLHYRKLLQINIQTLQIQSLQNPFLKTHSQTNPPSSFLQYLKNSCGLSSKKALTVSKVLKYTPKNPDSVLTFFKSHGFSESHIKSIINRIPQLLFAIPESSLSPKIQFFIEKGLSESDIVGLIVSNPYILICSLERRIKPGFDFILSLLGTDRFVIELLKRSMFRLHLHKLVTNVTVLKNYGVPSSHISKCLANQPMALMLNPDRFNENVKMVKEMGFNPSTFMFVAAVRMTVSLSRSTWDMKFKVYRSLGWSDEEILSAFRKHPGFITISEEKIRRGMDLFVKELGWSTSYISTRSVLLSLSLEKRVMPRYRFLQVLMSKGLISKDKMLASSFIMSEKLFLEKYVTKYQEKLPEILKVYELMIESKGLNIKDGEECEQTSSKLAEGFS; encoded by the exons ATGTTCCATTTCCTTCATTACAGAAAGCTCCTCCAAATCAACATCCAAACACTCCAAATCCAATCCCTACAAAACCCATTTCTAAAAACCCATTCCCAAACAAACCCACCTTCTTCTTTCCTACAATACCTCAAGAACTCATGTGGGCTCTCCTCAAAAAAGGCTCTAACAGTCTCCAAAGTGCTAAAATATACCCCCAAGAACCCAGATTCTGTCCTCACCTTCTTCAAATCTCATGGATTCTCAGAATCTCACATCAAATCCATCATCAACAGAATCCCGCAACTCCTATTTGCCATCCCTGAGTCCAGCTTAAGTCCCAAGATCCAATTCTTCATAGAGAAGGGCCTCTCCGAATCCGACATCGTGGGCCTCATCGTTTCGAATCCCTACATCTTGATCTGTAGCCTCGAAAGACGAATAAAACCGGGGTTTGATTTCATCCTCAGTTTGTTGGGCACGGACAGATTCGTGATTGAATTGCTCAAGCGGTCCATGTTTAGATTgcatctccacaaattggtgaCCAATGTGACCGTTTTGAAGAACTATGGCGTCCCGAGTAGTCACATTTCGAAATGTCTTGCGAATCAACCGATGGCGTTGATGCTAAACCCTGATCGGTTTAATGAGAATGTGAAGATGGTTAAAGAAATGGGGTTCAATCCGTCTACATTTATGTTTGTGGCGGCGGTCCGTATGACGGTAAGTCTAAGCCGTTCAACGTGGGACATGAAATTCAAGGTCTATAGGAGCTTGGGGTGGTCAGATGAAGAGATATTGTCTGCCTTCCGGAAGCACCCAGGCTTCATTACAATATCGGAGGAGAAGATTAGGAGGGGAATGGATTTATTTGTCAAGGAGTTAGGTTGGAGTACTTCTTACATTTCTACCCGCTCGGTCCTTCTCTCGCTAAGCTTGGAGAAGCGAGTCATGCCCAGGTATAGGTTTCTGCAGGTTTTGATGTCAAAGGGCCTGATTAGTAAGGATAAGATGTTAGCAAGTAGTTTTATTATGAGTGAGAAGCTGTTCTTGGAGAAGTATGTGACGAAGTACCAGGAAAAGCTTCCGGAGATATTGAAGGTTTATGAGCTCATGATCGAATCAAAGGGACTGAACATCAAGGATGGAGAAGAGTGCGAG CAGACATCTTCAAAGCTTGCAGAAGGCTTCTCATGA